One genomic window of Pigmentiphaga litoralis includes the following:
- a CDS encoding YqhA family protein, with translation MSDPSKPRTEFSPPRALRPLPNLIFMSRWLQLPLYLGLIVAQGVYVFHFWVELVHLIEAAFGNQHAIELLAQAVMPFVPGQVPVPVPTVLNETTIMLVVLGLIDVVMISNLLIMVIVGGYETFVSRLHLENHPDQPEWLSHVNASVLKVKLGTAIIGISSIHLLKTFINAAHYDSKTLIAQTSIHIAFLLSALAIAYTDRLMAPTHERIQNGGH, from the coding sequence ATGTCAGACCCCAGCAAGCCCCGCACCGAATTCAGCCCGCCCCGCGCGCTGCGCCCCTTGCCCAACCTGATCTTCATGAGCCGGTGGCTGCAGCTGCCGCTTTACCTTGGGCTGATCGTGGCCCAGGGCGTCTATGTCTTCCACTTCTGGGTGGAACTCGTCCACCTGATCGAAGCCGCGTTTGGCAACCAGCACGCGATCGAATTGCTGGCGCAGGCAGTCATGCCCTTCGTTCCCGGCCAGGTCCCCGTGCCGGTGCCGACGGTATTGAACGAGACGACCATCATGCTGGTCGTATTGGGCCTGATCGACGTCGTGATGATTTCCAACCTGCTGATCATGGTGATCGTGGGCGGTTACGAGACCTTCGTGTCGCGTCTGCACCTGGAAAACCACCCGGACCAGCCAGAATGGCTGTCGCACGTGAACGCGTCGGTTCTGAAGGTCAAGCTGGGTACGGCCATCATCGGCATTTCGTCCATCCACCTGCTCAAGACCTTTATCAACGCGGCGCATTACGACAGCAAGACGCTGATCGCCCAGACCAGCATCCATATTGCCTTTCTGCTGTCGGCGCTGGCCATCGCATACACCGACCGCCTGATGGCGCCCACCCACGAACGTATCCAGAATGGCGGCCACTGA
- a CDS encoding fumarate hydratase, which yields MTTVIKEEDLIQSIADAVQFISYYHPVDYIRHLARAYEREESPAAKDAIAQILTNSRMCAEGKRPICQDTGIVNVFLKVGMDVRFDSKFSLQDLCDQGVRRGYLHPDNLLRASVLADPQFARKNTGDNTPCVVNVELVPGNVVDVQVAAKGGGSENKSKFAMLNPSDSVVDWVLKTVPLMGAGWCPPGMLGIGIGGTAEKAMLMAKQSLMEDIDMYELLQRGPNSKLEEMRIELYTKVNALGIGAQGLGGLTTVLDVKISMFPTHAASKPIAMIPNCAATRHAHFTLDGSGVARLDPPSLEEWPDVNWAPDYNKSARVDLDTLTKEEVAAWKPGQTLLLSGKMLTGRDAAHKRIQEMLAKGESLPVDFTNRVIYYVGPVDPVREEVVGPAGPTTATRMDKFTDMMLEQTGLISMIGKAERGPVAIESIRKHKSAYLMAVGGSAYLVSKAIRSAKVVGFADLGMEAIYEFDVKDMPVTVAVDSTGTSVHETGPKTWSAKIAGIPVEIA from the coding sequence ATGACTACCGTCATCAAGGAAGAAGACCTGATTCAATCGATCGCCGACGCTGTGCAGTTCATCAGCTACTACCACCCGGTCGATTACATCCGCCATCTGGCGCGCGCCTACGAGCGCGAGGAAAGCCCCGCCGCCAAGGACGCGATCGCCCAGATCCTGACCAATTCGCGCATGTGCGCCGAAGGCAAGCGCCCGATCTGCCAGGACACCGGCATCGTCAACGTGTTCCTGAAAGTGGGCATGGACGTGCGCTTCGACAGCAAGTTCTCGCTGCAGGACCTCTGTGATCAGGGGGTGCGCCGCGGCTATCTGCATCCGGATAACCTGCTGCGCGCCTCCGTGCTCGCCGACCCGCAATTTGCCCGCAAGAACACCGGCGACAACACGCCCTGTGTGGTCAACGTCGAACTGGTCCCTGGCAACGTCGTTGACGTGCAGGTGGCGGCCAAGGGCGGCGGCTCGGAAAACAAGTCCAAGTTTGCGATGCTGAACCCGAGCGATTCCGTGGTGGACTGGGTCCTGAAGACCGTGCCGCTGATGGGCGCCGGCTGGTGCCCGCCCGGCATGCTGGGCATCGGCATTGGCGGCACCGCCGAAAAGGCGATGCTGATGGCCAAGCAGTCGCTGATGGAAGACATCGACATGTACGAGCTGCTGCAACGCGGCCCGAACAGCAAGCTGGAAGAAATGCGGATCGAGCTGTACACCAAGGTGAACGCCCTGGGTATCGGCGCGCAGGGCCTGGGTGGCCTGACAACCGTGCTGGACGTCAAGATCAGCATGTTCCCGACGCACGCCGCGTCCAAGCCGATTGCCATGATCCCGAACTGTGCGGCCACGCGCCACGCGCACTTCACGCTGGATGGCTCGGGCGTCGCCCGCCTGGATCCGCCGTCGCTGGAAGAATGGCCTGACGTGAACTGGGCGCCCGACTACAACAAGTCGGCCCGGGTCGACCTGGACACGCTGACCAAGGAAGAAGTCGCCGCGTGGAAGCCAGGCCAGACCTTGCTGCTGTCAGGCAAGATGCTGACCGGCCGCGATGCCGCGCACAAGCGCATCCAGGAAATGCTGGCCAAGGGTGAATCGCTGCCCGTGGACTTTACCAACCGCGTCATCTATTACGTGGGCCCGGTGGACCCGGTGCGTGAAGAAGTCGTCGGACCCGCCGGCCCGACCACGGCAACCCGCATGGACAAGTTCACCGATATGATGCTGGAGCAGACGGGCCTGATCTCGATGATCGGCAAGGCCGAACGCGGCCCGGTCGCCATCGAATCGATCCGCAAGCACAAGTCGGCCTACCTGATGGCCGTGGGTGGCTCGGCTTACCTGGTGTCGAAGGCGATCCGCAGCGCCAAGGTCGTCGGTTTTGCCGACCTGGGCATGGAAGCGATCTACGAATTCGACGTGAAGGACATGCCGGTGACGGTGGCGGTGGATTCGACGGGCACGTCGGTGCACGAGACGGGCCCCAAGACCTGGTCGGCCAAGATCGCCGGTATTCCGGTGGAAATCGCGTAA
- the acs gene encoding acetate--CoA ligase, translated as MANLDSVLTETRVFPPSKDFVAQANVSGPEGYQALCDEAERDFEGFWARLAREHIQWAKPFTRTLDESNAPFYKWFDDGELNVSANCLDVHVDNGRGDKVAIIFESDDGKTTQVTYRDLLARVCRFANGLKALGYKTGDRSIIYMPMSVEAVVAMQACARLGITHSVVFGGFSAKSLQERIVDVGATLVITADAQQRGGKTIPLKPAVEEAFGLGGCEAIRNVVVYKRADVAGNWEEGRDVWMHDVEAGQSDTCEPVIVNAEHPLFILYTSGSTGKPKGVQHSSAGFLLWAHLTVKWTFDLKPDDVYWCTADVGWITGHSYIAYGPLAAGATQVVFEGVPTFPNAGRFWDMIQKHKVSIFYTAPTAIRSLVKAAEGSPEHHPQKYDLSSLRVIGSVGEPINPEAWMWYYKNVGGERCPIVDTWWQTETGGHMITPLPGVTPLKPGSCTTPLPGIMAAIVDETGGDVELGKGGFLVIKRPWPAMIRNIWGDPERFKKSYYPEELGGTYYLAGDSANRDTDGYFWIMGRVDDVLNVSGHRLGTMEVESALVSHPLVAEAAVVGRPDDLTGEAIVAFVVLKKARPDDAEAAEIAKDLRAWVAREIGPIAKPKDIRFGDNLPKTRSGKIMRRLLRVVAKGEEVTQDVSTLENPAILDQLGKAL; from the coding sequence ATGGCCAACCTCGATTCAGTTCTGACAGAAACGCGGGTGTTCCCGCCCAGCAAAGATTTCGTCGCCCAGGCGAACGTTTCCGGGCCGGAAGGCTACCAGGCCCTGTGCGACGAGGCAGAGCGCGATTTCGAAGGCTTCTGGGCACGCCTGGCGCGCGAACATATCCAGTGGGCCAAGCCATTCACGCGCACCCTGGACGAAAGCAACGCCCCTTTCTACAAGTGGTTCGACGACGGCGAATTGAATGTGTCGGCCAACTGCCTTGACGTGCACGTGGACAACGGCCGCGGCGACAAGGTCGCCATCATCTTCGAAAGCGACGACGGCAAGACCACCCAGGTCACCTACCGCGACCTGCTGGCCCGGGTGTGCCGCTTCGCCAACGGGCTCAAGGCGCTGGGCTACAAGACCGGTGACCGGTCCATCATCTACATGCCGATGTCGGTGGAAGCCGTCGTGGCCATGCAGGCCTGCGCCCGCCTGGGCATCACGCATTCGGTCGTGTTCGGCGGCTTTTCCGCAAAAAGCCTGCAGGAACGGATCGTCGATGTGGGCGCGACGCTGGTGATCACCGCCGACGCGCAGCAGCGCGGTGGCAAGACCATCCCGCTCAAGCCCGCGGTGGAAGAAGCGTTTGGGCTGGGCGGCTGCGAAGCGATTCGCAATGTTGTCGTCTACAAGCGCGCCGATGTGGCCGGCAACTGGGAAGAAGGGCGCGACGTCTGGATGCATGATGTCGAAGCCGGCCAGTCCGATACGTGCGAGCCCGTCATCGTCAACGCCGAACACCCGCTGTTCATCCTGTATACGTCAGGCTCGACCGGCAAACCCAAGGGCGTGCAGCATTCGTCGGCCGGTTTTTTGCTGTGGGCGCACCTGACCGTCAAGTGGACCTTCGACCTGAAGCCCGACGACGTGTACTGGTGCACGGCCGACGTCGGCTGGATCACCGGGCACTCGTACATTGCGTATGGCCCGTTGGCCGCCGGCGCGACGCAAGTCGTGTTTGAAGGCGTGCCGACCTTCCCGAATGCCGGCCGGTTCTGGGACATGATCCAGAAGCACAAGGTCAGCATCTTCTATACGGCGCCCACCGCGATCCGCTCGCTGGTCAAGGCCGCCGAAGGCAGCCCCGAACACCATCCCCAGAAATACGACCTGTCCAGCCTGCGCGTGATCGGATCGGTCGGCGAGCCGATCAACCCGGAAGCATGGATGTGGTACTACAAGAACGTTGGCGGCGAACGCTGCCCGATCGTGGATACCTGGTGGCAGACCGAAACCGGTGGCCACATGATTACGCCACTGCCTGGCGTGACGCCGCTCAAGCCCGGCTCATGCACCACACCGCTGCCCGGCATCATGGCCGCCATCGTCGACGAGACGGGCGGTGACGTCGAACTGGGCAAGGGCGGCTTCCTGGTGATCAAGCGCCCGTGGCCCGCGATGATCCGCAACATCTGGGGCGACCCGGAGCGCTTCAAGAAAAGCTACTACCCCGAAGAACTGGGCGGCACGTACTACCTCGCCGGCGACAGCGCCAACCGGGATACCGACGGCTACTTCTGGATCATGGGCCGCGTGGACGACGTGCTGAATGTGTCGGGCCATCGCCTGGGCACCATGGAAGTGGAATCCGCCCTGGTGTCGCACCCGCTGGTGGCCGAAGCCGCCGTCGTGGGCCGTCCGGACGATCTGACCGGTGAGGCCATCGTGGCCTTTGTGGTGCTGAAGAAAGCCCGCCCGGACGATGCTGAAGCCGCCGAGATCGCCAAGGACCTGCGCGCCTGGGTGGCCCGTGAAATCGGCCCGATCGCCAAGCCAAAAGACATTCGTTTCGGGGACAACCTGCCCAAGACGCGGTCGGGCAAGATCATGCGCCGCCTGCTGCGCGTAGTGGCAAAAGGGGAGGAGGTCACGCAGGATGTTTCCACCCTCGAAAATCCCGCCATTTTGGACCAGCTTGGCAAAGCACTCTGA